From Corynebacterium pseudotuberculosis:
AGGATGCCGTCGAGCAGCACCAGGCGCTTCTGAAGATGGAACGCGACATGCTTGCCGCAGTGGAGGTTCCTTACCGCGTTATCGACGTTGCCGGCGGCGACCTAGGATCCTCTGCGGCTCGTAAATTTGATACAGAAGCATGGGTTCCCACTCAGAACACCTACCGCGAGCTGACATCCACCTCAAACTGCACCACATTCCAGGCGCGTCGTCTTCAGACTCGCTATCGCGATGAGACCGGCAAGGCTCAGACCTGCGCTACCCTCAACGGAACTCTTGCTACTACTCGTTGGTTGGTTGCCATCCTTGAGAACAACCAGCAAGCAGATGGATCAGTCATCGTTCCTGAAGCTCTGCGCCCATTCGTGGGTAAGGATGTTTTGGAGCCAATTAAATAAGAGGTATTTGGGTAACCATGAACACTGGATGGGAAAAGCGGGGCATTTGCTGGGTGCCAAAGGGCTTGCAAAAGGTCCCAAGGCATCCAGAAAGCCGAGAGTGGTTTTATGGCCGGATCGTAGCAAGGCTTGTAAAAGGTCTTCTCCGTGCTCAGGCTATAGAGCTCACGGTAGAGGGATCGGAAAATGTTCCTGCTCAGGGTTCGGCGCTGCTAGCGATTAATCACACAGGCTATTACGACTTCATTTTTAGCGGCGCTGCGGCCAACCTTCGCGGTGGGCGATTGACCCGATTCATGGCTAAGAAGGAAATCTTCGATGTACCTGTAGTGGGCAAGCTTGTGCGGCTTATGAAGCACATCCCGGTTAATCGGGCTGCTGGTGCGGGGGCTCTTGATGCGGCGATTAAGCATCTCCAACAAGGGCAGCTCGTGGGGATTTTCCCAGAGGGAACAATTTCCCGAAGCCTTGAGATCAAAGAGCTCAAGAGCGGTGCTGTGCGCATTGCTCAGCAAGCGAACGCTCCTCTCATTCCCGTCGCGGTCTGGGGTAGCCAACGCGTGTGGACTAAAGGGCTGAAGCGTGACATCGGGCGTAGCCACATACCCGTGTGGATTTGGATCGGGCCGCCGGTGTCTCTCGAAGGTACCGTGGAAGAAGCCACTCAGCGCCTCCGCGAGGCAATGATAGAGCTTCTCGACGGAGCACGTGCGGAGTATGAAAAGGCCTACGGTCCCTTTGCTGGCGGCGAGCCGTGGCGGCCTGCCTCGCTGGGAGGTTCTGCGCCTACCGTGGAAGAAGCCGCACGTATTGATGCAGAACAGCGGCGTATTCGCGCGGAGAAGAAAGCTAAGAAACAGAAATAAGAGTCTTTTAGCCTTTGATGCCCAGGTTGGTAGCTTATTCCCACTACCCAC
This genomic window contains:
- a CDS encoding lysophospholipid acyltransferase family protein, whose product is MNTGWEKRGICWVPKGLQKVPRHPESREWFYGRIVARLVKGLLRAQAIELTVEGSENVPAQGSALLAINHTGYYDFIFSGAAANLRGGRLTRFMAKKEIFDVPVVGKLVRLMKHIPVNRAAGAGALDAAIKHLQQGQLVGIFPEGTISRSLEIKELKSGAVRIAQQANAPLIPVAVWGSQRVWTKGLKRDIGRSHIPVWIWIGPPVSLEGTVEEATQRLREAMIELLDGARAEYEKAYGPFAGGEPWRPASLGGSAPTVEEAARIDAEQRRIRAEKKAKKQK